A stretch of Acidovorax sp. RAC01 DNA encodes these proteins:
- a CDS encoding PQQ-dependent sugar dehydrogenase: MGQSPVLPRPTSTLLPTVHIAPAQGWPAGTQPQSLPGLQVTALATGLDHPRWLLVLPNGDVLVAESNAPPKPQGSQGIKGRVMQWVMKRAGAGVPSANRITLLRDADGDGVAEIRTPFAAGLHSPFGMALVGNDLYVANTDAVLRFAYVAGQASLSGPGTKLIDLPAGPINHHWTRNLIASADGSKLYVTVGSNSNVAENGMAAEAGRAAIWEVDRLTGAHRVFASGLRNPNGLGWQPDSGVLWTVVNERDELGNDLVPDYLTAVRDGAFYGWPYSYFGQNVDARVQPPRPDLVAQAVAPDYALGSHVAPLGLAFATGPALLPALAHGAYVGEHGSWNRKPRSGYKVVFVPFANGRPAGLPLDVLTGFVSPEGKAWGRPVGVAIDPRGALLVADDVGNTVWRVTGTPRP; encoded by the coding sequence ATGGGGCAGTCCCCGGTGCTGCCGCGGCCCACGTCAACGCTGCTGCCCACCGTGCACATTGCCCCCGCGCAGGGCTGGCCCGCCGGCACCCAGCCCCAGTCGTTGCCGGGCCTGCAGGTCACGGCGCTTGCCACCGGGCTGGACCACCCGCGCTGGCTGCTGGTCTTGCCCAATGGCGACGTGCTGGTAGCCGAAAGCAATGCCCCGCCCAAGCCGCAAGGCAGCCAGGGCATCAAAGGCCGGGTCATGCAGTGGGTCATGAAGCGCGCTGGTGCCGGTGTGCCATCGGCCAACCGCATCACCCTGCTGCGCGATGCGGATGGCGATGGCGTGGCCGAAATCCGTACCCCGTTTGCCGCTGGTCTGCATTCGCCCTTTGGCATGGCGCTGGTGGGCAACGACCTGTATGTGGCCAACACCGATGCGGTGCTGCGCTTTGCTTACGTTGCTGGCCAGGCCAGCCTGTCAGGCCCAGGCACCAAGCTCATCGACCTGCCCGCAGGCCCCATCAACCACCACTGGACCAGGAACCTCATCGCCAGCGCCGATGGCAGCAAGCTCTACGTAACCGTAGGCTCCAACAGCAACGTGGCAGAAAACGGCATGGCCGCAGAAGCCGGGCGTGCTGCCATCTGGGAGGTGGACCGCCTGACCGGCGCCCACCGGGTGTTTGCCTCTGGCCTGCGCAACCCCAACGGCCTGGGATGGCAACCCGATAGCGGCGTGTTGTGGACCGTGGTGAACGAGCGGGACGAACTCGGAAACGATCTCGTGCCCGACTACCTCACCGCGGTCAGGGACGGGGCGTTTTATGGCTGGCCCTACAGCTATTTCGGCCAGAACGTGGACGCACGCGTGCAGCCGCCCCGGCCCGACCTGGTAGCCCAGGCCGTGGCACCCGACTACGCACTGGGCTCACATGTGGCCCCGCTGGGCCTGGCGTTTGCCACGGGACCAGCGCTGTTGCCCGCGCTGGCCCATGGCGCGTATGTGGGCGAGCATGGTTCCTGGAACCGCAAGCCCCGCAGTGGCTACAAGGTGGTTTTTGTGCCGTTTGCCAACGGCCGGCCGGCGGGCTTGCCGCTGGACGTGCTGACCGGTTTTGTCAGCCCCGAGGGCAAGGCATGGGGCCGCCCGGTGGGCGTGGCCATCGACCCGCGCGGGGCGCTGCTGGTGGCCGATGACGTGGGCAATACCGTATGGCGTGTGACAGGTACCCCCAGGCCCTGA
- a CDS encoding YjfB family protein, whose translation MDVALTNSIVNTATAMASAQSADAVNIAVLKKALDIQAASAATMLDAVAQTLPQPALATSGTLGTNVNTFA comes from the coding sequence ATGGACGTCGCCCTCACCAACAGCATTGTCAACACCGCCACCGCCATGGCCAGCGCCCAGAGCGCCGATGCCGTGAACATCGCGGTGCTGAAAAAAGCCCTCGACATCCAGGCCGCATCGGCCGCCACCATGCTGGACGCCGTGGCGCAGACCCTGCCCCAGCCCGCCCTGGCCACCAGCGGCACACTGGGCACCAACGTCAACACCTTTGCCTGA
- a CDS encoding dihydrolipoyl dehydrogenase, with amino-acid sequence MSPPLDTIIIGAGTAGLAALREVRKRTERFLIVNEGPWGTTCARVGCMPSKALIEVADAFHQRHALSTFGVQGTEALRADIPAVLRHVRALRDHFAASALQATAQLGRSKRAGRATVLGPRRVDIDGRAYDTRSIIIATGSRPHLPDAWLAFGERMLTTDNLFEQPDLGPRVAVIGMGPIGVEIAQALARLGLNVWAFSTSAQWAGLSDPAINAELTAALKADMHLHVGPAAELREVPGGIEVRSGNHTAIVDHVVAAIGRVPNIEHLGLENLGIPLNDKGLPPVDAHTMQVGDLPAFMAGDANTQVPLLHEAADEGHIAGMNALQPAQPQRFDRRVPLSIVFSAPQTAVVGQRLAQLDNTTIVTGKASFEDQGRARAAGRNRGRLHLYADRTTGQLRGAELCAPGGEHLAHLLALGLTQKLTVQDLLGMPFYHPTLEEGLRTALRDAASQLAQERPSDLSSCPAIGVPALE; translated from the coding sequence ATGAGCCCACCGCTCGACACCATCATCATCGGCGCAGGCACGGCTGGCCTGGCCGCCCTGCGTGAAGTCCGCAAGCGCACCGAGCGTTTTCTCATCGTCAACGAAGGCCCGTGGGGCACCACCTGCGCCCGCGTGGGCTGCATGCCGTCCAAGGCGCTGATCGAGGTGGCCGATGCGTTTCACCAGCGCCATGCGCTGTCCACCTTTGGTGTGCAGGGCACCGAGGCGCTGCGGGCCGACATCCCCGCAGTGCTGCGCCATGTGCGCGCCCTGCGCGACCACTTTGCCGCCAGCGCCCTGCAGGCCACCGCACAACTGGGCCGCAGCAAGCGCGCCGGCCGGGCTACCGTGCTGGGCCCGCGGCGGGTGGACATTGATGGCCGGGCTTACGACACGCGCAGCATCATCATCGCCACGGGCTCGCGCCCCCACCTGCCGGACGCATGGCTGGCCTTTGGCGAGCGCATGCTCACCACCGACAACCTGTTCGAGCAGCCCGACCTGGGCCCGCGCGTGGCCGTGATCGGCATGGGGCCGATTGGCGTCGAGATCGCTCAGGCGCTGGCGCGGCTGGGCCTGAACGTATGGGCTTTTTCCACATCGGCCCAGTGGGCGGGGCTGAGCGACCCAGCCATCAACGCCGAGCTGACGGCCGCCCTCAAGGCCGACATGCACCTGCATGTGGGACCGGCGGCCGAGCTGCGCGAAGTACCCGGCGGCATCGAGGTGCGCAGCGGCAACCACACGGCCATCGTGGACCACGTCGTGGCAGCCATTGGCCGCGTGCCCAACATCGAACACCTGGGCCTTGAAAACCTGGGCATTCCGCTGAACGACAAGGGCCTGCCCCCCGTAGACGCGCACACGATGCAGGTGGGCGACCTGCCCGCCTTCATGGCGGGGGACGCCAACACGCAGGTACCGCTGCTGCACGAGGCCGCCGACGAAGGCCACATTGCCGGCATGAACGCACTGCAGCCTGCGCAGCCGCAGCGGTTTGACCGCCGCGTGCCGCTGTCCATCGTGTTCAGCGCGCCGCAAACGGCCGTGGTGGGCCAGCGCCTCGCGCAGCTCGACAACACCACCATCGTCACCGGAAAGGCCAGCTTTGAAGACCAGGGCCGCGCCCGGGCCGCGGGGCGCAACCGCGGCCGGCTGCACCTGTACGCAGACCGCACGACAGGCCAGCTGCGCGGGGCCGAGCTGTGCGCGCCCGGTGGCGAGCACCTGGCCCACCTGCTCGCGCTGGGCTTGACGCAAAAACTCACGGTGCAGGACCTGCTGGGCATGCCGTTCTACCACCCCACACTGGAGGAAGGCCTGCGCACCGCGCTGCGCGACGCTGCCAGCCAGCTGGCCCAGGAGCGCCCTTCCGACCTGTCGAGCTGCCCGGCCATCGGCGTGCCCGCGCTGGAGTAA
- a CDS encoding fumarylacetoacetate hydrolase family protein, which translates to MKLIRYGEAGAERPGILDAQGTLRDLSMLLPDIGPAQLSPRTLAALAAIDTSRLPAVPGTPRLGSPVGGVGKIVCVGLNYADHAREAGLQPPAEPVLFMKAVSALSGPNDAVRIPPGAIKTDWEVELGIIIGTAASHVTEADALAHVAGYVLANDVSERAWQMERGGQWDKGKSYDTFAPIGPWLVTTDELPDPHAIDLWLEVNGQRVQQGSTANFIFGVPTVVSYISQFMTLMPGDLILTGTPAGVGLGQKPAPWFLKAGDVMRLGATGLGEQVQTCTQG; encoded by the coding sequence ATGAAACTCATTCGCTACGGCGAAGCCGGGGCCGAGCGCCCTGGCATCCTTGACGCCCAGGGCACGCTGCGCGACCTGTCGATGCTGCTGCCCGACATCGGGCCCGCGCAGCTCAGCCCCCGCACCCTGGCCGCACTGGCCGCCATCGACACCAGCCGCCTGCCCGCCGTACCCGGCACGCCGCGCCTGGGCAGCCCCGTGGGTGGCGTGGGCAAGATCGTGTGCGTGGGCCTGAACTACGCCGACCACGCCAGAGAGGCTGGCCTGCAGCCGCCCGCCGAACCTGTGCTGTTCATGAAAGCCGTGAGCGCGCTCAGCGGCCCGAACGACGCCGTGCGCATACCGCCCGGCGCGATCAAGACCGACTGGGAGGTCGAGCTGGGCATCATCATCGGCACCGCCGCCAGCCATGTGACCGAGGCCGACGCCCTGGCCCATGTGGCCGGCTACGTGCTGGCCAACGATGTCTCCGAGCGGGCCTGGCAGATGGAGCGCGGCGGGCAGTGGGACAAGGGCAAGAGCTACGACACCTTTGCACCCATCGGCCCCTGGCTGGTGACCACCGACGAGCTGCCCGACCCGCACGCCATCGACCTGTGGCTGGAAGTGAATGGCCAGCGGGTGCAGCAGGGCAGCACCGCCAACTTCATTTTCGGCGTGCCCACCGTGGTCTCGTACATCAGCCAGTTCATGACGCTGATGCCCGGCGACCTGATCCTGACCGGCACTCCCGCTGGCGTGGGCCTGGGGCAAAAGCCCGCGCCGTGGTTCCTCAAGGCCGGTGATGTGATGCGGCTGGGTGCGACCGGGCTGGGGGAGCAGGTCCAGACCTGCACGCAAGGCTGA
- a CDS encoding sodium-dependent bicarbonate transport family permease, which produces MQNLLDPAILFFVFGVFAGAVRSNLEIPPAIAKFLSLYLLMALGLKGGFALSQSGFGAQVGVGLGAALTMAFVVPLLGYAFLKRHVSRFDAAAVAASYGSVSAVTFVTAMQFLETNELAYGGHMAAAMVIMESPAILIAVLLANRLRQQAAAAVPAGVVVNGGGAALAGGPGATGAASPLSLRKVLHESFTDGAQMLLLGAMVIGYATGDAGKAVMQPFSGDLFKGMLAFFLLDMGLMVARNFSSVRGKSPVLVAYAAVAPFVHASIALALAALLGMSAPDAALLMVLSASASYIVVPAVLRYAVPEANPSLYFGLSLGVTFPINMLIGIPLYTSLAVRVLG; this is translated from the coding sequence ATGCAGAACCTGCTTGATCCCGCGATTCTTTTCTTTGTGTTCGGCGTGTTTGCCGGCGCCGTGCGGTCCAACCTCGAAATCCCGCCCGCCATTGCCAAGTTCCTGTCGCTGTACCTGCTGATGGCGCTGGGCCTCAAGGGCGGGTTTGCGCTGTCGCAGTCGGGCTTTGGCGCGCAGGTGGGGGTGGGCCTGGGCGCGGCCCTGACCATGGCCTTTGTGGTGCCGCTGCTGGGGTATGCCTTCCTCAAGCGCCATGTGTCGCGCTTTGATGCGGCTGCGGTGGCGGCGTCGTACGGCTCGGTGAGCGCGGTGACGTTTGTCACGGCCATGCAGTTCCTGGAGACCAACGAGCTTGCCTACGGCGGCCACATGGCTGCGGCCATGGTGATCATGGAATCGCCCGCCATCCTGATTGCCGTGCTGCTGGCCAACCGCCTGCGCCAGCAGGCCGCGGCGGCCGTGCCTGCTGGCGTGGTCGTGAACGGTGGCGGTGCCGCCCTGGCGGGCGGGCCCGGGGCCACGGGTGCTGCGTCGCCCCTGTCGCTGCGCAAGGTGCTGCACGAGTCGTTTACCGACGGCGCGCAGATGCTGCTGCTGGGCGCCATGGTCATCGGCTACGCCACGGGCGACGCAGGCAAGGCGGTGATGCAGCCGTTTTCGGGCGACCTGTTCAAGGGCATGCTGGCGTTCTTTCTGCTGGACATGGGCCTGATGGTGGCGCGCAATTTCTCGTCGGTGCGGGGCAAGTCGCCGGTGCTGGTGGCGTACGCCGCCGTGGCGCCGTTTGTGCACGCATCCATCGCGCTGGCCCTGGCAGCGCTGCTGGGCATGTCGGCGCCGGATGCCGCTTTGCTGATGGTGCTGTCGGCCAGCGCGTCGTACATCGTGGTGCCAGCCGTGCTTCGCTACGCCGTGCCCGAGGCCAACCCCTCGCTGTACTTTGGGCTGTCGCTGGGCGTGACCTTTCCCATCAACATGCTGATCGGCATACCGCTGTACACCAGCCTGGCAGTGCGCGTGCTGGGCTGA
- a CDS encoding YgiQ family radical SAM protein produces the protein MNAPVDVSFFARAAKPLTSYRPYWAKRFGTAPFLPMSRAEMDKLGWDSCDIILVTGDAYVDHPSFGMAVIGRTLEAQGFRVGIIAQPDWQSAEPFKVLGKPNLFWGVTAGNMDSMINRYTADRKIRSDDAYTPGDIGGKRPDRAAIVYSQRCREAYKDVPIILGGIEGSLRRIAHYDYWSDKVRRSIVVDAKCDLLLYGNAERALVEVAHRIAAREPVEKITDVRGTAFVRRPDDDSGKGWFEIDSTTVDEPGRVEAHINPYMTTSEQAAAQGSTCSKEDAPNSVAASADTTSASGQKDSKIADPNPAIQPMLFVANPALKAKLKVPPRDKSVIRLPSYEQVKSDPVLYAHANRVLHLETNPGNARSLVQAHGEGVTARDVWINPPPIPLTTAEMDYVFDLPYARSPHPSYADENGSHDGATKIPAWEMIRFSINIMRGCFGGCTFCSITEHEGRIIQSRSEDSIIQEIEDIRDKVKGFTGTISDLGGPTANMYRLGCRSPEIEAACRKPSCVYPGICQNLTTDHGPLIKIYRRGRALKGIKKILIGSGLRYDLAVKSPEYVKELVQHHVGGYLKIAPEHTEQGPLTKMMKPGIGSYDKFKQMFEKFSEEAGKKQFLIPYFIAAHPGTSDEDMMNLAIWLKKNGFRADQVQTFYPSPMATATAMYHSGRNPLTRVRREMRDTAEESVDIVRGEKRRRLHKAFLRYHDPNNWPLLREALKAMGRADLIGNGKHHLIPTFQPLTDGGYQSARRKNSTPVGQRVQQPQAAAGSGSKATVGKPVQPQKGRILTQHTGLPPRVTGSAKPSARKPR, from the coding sequence ATGAACGCCCCCGTTGACGTCTCCTTTTTTGCGCGCGCCGCAAAGCCCCTGACCAGCTACCGTCCGTACTGGGCCAAGCGCTTTGGCACGGCCCCGTTTCTGCCGATGAGCCGCGCCGAAATGGACAAGCTGGGCTGGGACAGCTGCGACATCATCCTGGTCACGGGCGATGCCTATGTGGACCACCCCAGCTTCGGCATGGCCGTGATCGGCCGTACGCTGGAGGCCCAGGGCTTTCGCGTGGGCATCATCGCCCAGCCCGACTGGCAGAGTGCCGAGCCCTTCAAGGTGCTGGGCAAGCCCAACCTGTTCTGGGGGGTGACGGCGGGCAACATGGATTCGATGATCAACCGGTACACCGCAGACCGCAAGATCCGCAGCGACGACGCCTACACCCCCGGCGACATTGGCGGCAAGCGCCCCGACCGCGCCGCCATCGTCTACAGCCAGCGCTGCCGCGAGGCCTACAAGGACGTACCCATCATCCTGGGCGGCATCGAGGGCAGCCTGCGCCGCATTGCCCATTACGACTACTGGAGCGACAAGGTGCGCCGCTCCATCGTGGTGGACGCCAAGTGCGATTTGCTGCTGTACGGCAACGCCGAGCGTGCGCTGGTCGAGGTGGCCCACCGCATTGCGGCCCGCGAACCGGTGGAAAAGATCACCGACGTGCGCGGCACCGCCTTTGTGCGCCGTCCTGACGACGACAGCGGCAAGGGCTGGTTCGAGATCGATTCCACCACCGTGGACGAGCCCGGCCGCGTCGAGGCGCACATCAACCCCTACATGACGACGAGCGAGCAGGCGGCCGCGCAAGGCAGCACCTGCAGCAAAGAAGATGCTCCTAATTCTGTAGCTGCGAGTGCAGACACAACAAGCGCTAGCGGCCAAAAAGACTCCAAAATCGCCGATCCGAACCCCGCCATACAGCCCATGCTGTTTGTGGCCAACCCGGCGCTCAAGGCCAAGCTCAAGGTGCCGCCGCGCGACAAGAGCGTGATCCGCCTGCCCAGTTACGAGCAGGTCAAAAGCGACCCCGTGCTGTACGCCCACGCCAACCGCGTGCTGCACCTCGAAACCAACCCCGGCAACGCCCGGTCGCTGGTGCAGGCCCATGGCGAGGGCGTGACGGCGCGCGACGTGTGGATCAATCCGCCGCCCATCCCGCTGACCACGGCCGAGATGGACTACGTGTTCGATTTGCCGTACGCCCGCAGCCCGCACCCCAGCTACGCCGACGAGAACGGCAGCCACGACGGCGCGACCAAGATCCCCGCGTGGGAGATGATCCGGTTTTCCATCAACATCATGCGCGGCTGCTTTGGCGGCTGCACCTTCTGCTCCATCACCGAGCACGAAGGTCGCATCATCCAGAGCCGGTCCGAGGACTCCATCATCCAGGAGATCGAGGACATCCGCGACAAGGTCAAGGGCTTCACCGGCACCATCAGCGACTTGGGTGGCCCCACGGCCAACATGTACCGCCTGGGCTGCCGCAGTCCCGAGATCGAGGCCGCCTGCCGCAAGCCCAGCTGCGTCTACCCCGGCATCTGCCAGAACCTCACCACCGACCACGGCCCGCTGATCAAGATCTACCGCCGTGGCCGCGCATTGAAGGGCATCAAGAAGATCCTGATCGGCTCGGGCCTGCGCTACGACCTGGCCGTGAAGAGCCCTGAGTACGTCAAAGAACTGGTGCAGCACCATGTGGGGGGCTACCTCAAGATCGCGCCCGAGCACACCGAGCAGGGCCCGCTCACCAAGATGATGAAGCCGGGCATCGGCAGCTATGACAAGTTCAAGCAGATGTTCGAGAAGTTCAGCGAAGAGGCGGGCAAGAAGCAGTTCCTGATCCCGTACTTCATCGCCGCGCACCCGGGCACCAGCGACGAGGACATGATGAACCTCGCCATCTGGCTCAAGAAGAACGGCTTCCGTGCCGACCAGGTGCAGACCTTCTACCCCAGCCCCATGGCCACCGCCACGGCCATGTACCACTCGGGCCGCAACCCGCTCACGCGCGTGCGGCGCGAAATGCGCGACACCGCCGAAGAGTCGGTGGACATCGTGCGCGGCGAAAAGCGCCGCCGCCTGCACAAGGCGTTTCTGCGCTACCACGACCCCAACAACTGGCCCCTGCTGCGCGAAGCGCTCAAGGCGATGGGCCGGGCGGACCTGATCGGCAACGGCAAGCACCATCTGATACCGACCTTCCAGCCGCTGACGGACGGGGGCTACCAGAGTGCGCGCCGCAAGAACTCCACACCCGTGGGCCAGCGCGTGCAGCAGCCCCAGGCCGCCGCCGGTTCGGGCAGCAAGGCCACAGTCGGCAAGCCCGTTCAGCCGCAAAAGGGGCGCATCCTGACCCAGCACACGGGCCTGCCGCCACGGGTGACGGGCAGCGCCAAGCCATCGGCGCGCAAGCCACGCTGA
- a CDS encoding cation:proton antiporter: MNADLSFNLGYALVGLLLIVMTLSSSFIARVPLSSAILYLAVGVGVGPAGLGLLTLDPLDDSHLLERLTEVAVLISLFTVGLKLELPLRDRRWRIPLRLASVSMLLTVGAVTAVGVWLLDLPMGAAVLLGAILAPTDPVLASDVQMSDPRDRDRLRFGLTGEGGLNDGTAFPFVMLGLGLLSLHDLGDWGWRWWAVDVLWAVAGGLGLGYLLGMAVGTAILYLRTHHCEALGLDEFMVLGLIALAYGVALIAHTYGFLAVLAAGLALRRVARTQPAGHGAQARGPAQPRASPPGASPAPASDNSKAAEEVPGQTMEAVSRFNAQLERVAEVAVVLVVGVLLSEVRFGLELLWFVPLLLLGIRPAAVYLGLAGAPVAARERRLIAWFGIRGIGSMYYLFYAISHGLNTGHAEQLVSVTLAVIVASVLLHGVTVTPLMRRYEKRKDARERRSPNASSGKNRGQNGR, encoded by the coding sequence ATGAACGCAGACCTGTCGTTCAACCTTGGCTATGCGCTGGTGGGCCTGCTGCTCATCGTCATGACACTGAGCAGCTCGTTCATTGCCCGCGTGCCACTGAGCTCGGCCATCCTGTACCTGGCGGTGGGCGTAGGCGTGGGCCCTGCCGGGCTGGGGCTGCTCACGCTGGACCCGCTGGACGACTCGCACCTGCTGGAGCGCCTGACCGAAGTGGCCGTGCTCATCTCGCTGTTCACCGTGGGCCTCAAGCTCGAACTGCCCCTGCGCGACCGGCGCTGGCGCATACCGCTGCGCCTGGCGTCGGTGTCGATGCTGCTCACCGTGGGCGCCGTCACGGCGGTGGGCGTGTGGCTGCTGGACCTGCCCATGGGCGCTGCCGTGCTCCTCGGGGCCATCCTGGCACCCACCGACCCGGTGCTTGCGTCCGACGTGCAGATGTCCGACCCGCGCGACCGCGACCGCCTGCGCTTTGGCCTGACCGGCGAGGGAGGCCTGAACGACGGCACCGCCTTCCCCTTTGTGATGCTGGGCCTCGGCCTGCTGTCGCTGCACGACCTGGGCGACTGGGGCTGGCGCTGGTGGGCCGTGGACGTGCTGTGGGCCGTGGCCGGTGGCTTGGGGCTTGGCTACCTGCTGGGCATGGCGGTGGGCACTGCCATCCTGTACCTGCGCACCCACCACTGCGAAGCGCTGGGCCTGGATGAATTCATGGTGCTGGGGCTGATTGCGCTGGCCTACGGCGTGGCGCTCATCGCACACACCTACGGCTTTCTGGCCGTGTTGGCGGCGGGCCTGGCGCTGCGGCGGGTGGCCCGGACACAACCGGCAGGGCATGGCGCGCAGGCCCGGGGCCCGGCGCAGCCACGGGCTTCACCCCCGGGTGCTAGCCCTGCACCCGCATCCGACAACAGCAAAGCCGCTGAAGAAGTACCTGGCCAGACGATGGAAGCCGTGTCGCGCTTCAACGCCCAGCTGGAGCGCGTGGCCGAAGTGGCCGTGGTGCTGGTGGTCGGCGTGCTGCTGTCCGAGGTGCGCTTTGGCCTGGAGCTGCTGTGGTTTGTGCCGCTGCTGTTGCTGGGCATCCGCCCGGCCGCCGTGTACCTGGGCCTGGCAGGCGCCCCGGTGGCCGCGCGCGAGCGCCGCCTGATCGCCTGGTTCGGCATCCGCGGCATCGGGTCGATGTACTACCTGTTCTACGCCATCAGCCACGGCCTGAACACGGGGCACGCGGAACAGCTGGTGTCGGTCACGCTGGCGGTGATTGTGGCGTCAGTGCTGTTGCACGGCGTCACGGTCACACCGCTGATGCGGCGGTATGAAAAGCGCAAGGATGCGCGGGAGCGCAGGTCGCCCAATGCCAGTTCCGGCAAAAATAGGGGTCAAAATGGCCGCTAG
- a CDS encoding GNAT family N-acetyltransferase has product MPHAPSLLIRQVNATDDLQRLTDLIHSAYAPHAQEGLRYWGTHQTVEDTAKRFASGTGIVMLDGDRYVGTITLRPPQPESAVALYRDPGVWTLCQFCIAPAAKGLGYGRRLHDHATSVACHAGATTMALDTARQAAALIAMYETWGYRQVGECDWRPLTNYTSVVMSRMLAGTADPLSRPPEIST; this is encoded by the coding sequence ATGCCACACGCACCCTCCCTCCTGATCCGCCAGGTGAACGCCACAGACGACCTGCAACGCCTGACGGACCTGATCCACAGCGCCTACGCACCCCATGCGCAGGAGGGCCTGCGCTACTGGGGAACGCACCAGACGGTGGAAGACACCGCCAAGCGTTTTGCATCGGGCACCGGCATTGTCATGCTCGACGGCGACCGCTATGTGGGCACCATCACGCTGCGCCCGCCCCAGCCCGAATCTGCCGTGGCGCTGTACCGCGATCCCGGCGTGTGGACGCTGTGCCAGTTCTGCATAGCACCCGCCGCCAAGGGCCTGGGCTATGGCCGGCGCCTGCACGACCACGCCACCAGCGTTGCCTGCCACGCCGGGGCAACCACCATGGCACTCGATACGGCCCGGCAGGCCGCCGCGCTGATAGCGATGTATGAAACATGGGGCTACCGGCAGGTGGGCGAATGCGACTGGCGCCCGTTGACCAACTACACCAGCGTGGTGATGTCGCGCATGCTGGCAGGCACTGCCGACCCGCTGTCTCGCCCACCCGAGATCAGCACCTGA
- a CDS encoding DMT family transporter produces MTPGQHSAVLRGGVLALIAAALFGMSTPFVQWWGRGLGPFTTAGLLYGGAGLVAWFIRRPLEREAQLQRSDAGRLLAMALFGAVIGPVALAWGLQRTSGTSASLMLTVEALFTALLAWRLYGETADRRVVLAMFSLLAGGLVLALDQGMQGDVQLLGLAAVMVATAAWGVDNTLSRGVADRDPGQVVLVKSTLGGMATLLLAVWFAEPMPGLLAAVMLLGIGATGYGLSLRFYLLAQRTFGAARTGSVFAFAPFIGALGAFALGERAASALLVVGGVLMLAGVVLHLIESHDHAHTHEALEHEHAHTHDDGHHDHAHDPTPQGAHSHRHQHTALTHQHPHVPDLHHGHRH; encoded by the coding sequence ATGACACCCGGGCAGCATTCGGCCGTGCTCAGGGGCGGTGTGCTCGCGCTGATCGCGGCGGCACTTTTTGGAATGAGCACACCCTTCGTCCAGTGGTGGGGCCGGGGCCTCGGCCCGTTCACAACCGCTGGGCTTCTGTACGGCGGCGCCGGCCTTGTGGCCTGGTTCATCCGGCGCCCCCTGGAGCGCGAGGCGCAATTGCAGCGCAGTGATGCCGGTCGGCTGCTGGCCATGGCGCTGTTCGGTGCGGTCATCGGCCCCGTCGCGCTGGCATGGGGCCTGCAGCGCACCAGCGGCACGTCTGCCTCCCTGATGCTCACCGTGGAGGCCCTGTTCACCGCGCTGCTGGCCTGGCGGCTGTACGGTGAAACCGCAGACCGGCGTGTGGTCCTTGCCATGTTCTCCCTGCTGGCCGGTGGCCTGGTCCTCGCGCTAGACCAGGGGATGCAGGGCGACGTTCAGCTGCTCGGGCTGGCCGCTGTCATGGTGGCCACAGCCGCATGGGGTGTGGACAACACCTTGTCCCGGGGCGTGGCTGACCGGGACCCGGGACAGGTGGTGCTGGTGAAATCAACGCTGGGGGGGATGGCAACCCTCCTGCTTGCGGTGTGGTTTGCCGAGCCCATGCCGGGCCTGCTGGCTGCCGTCATGCTGCTGGGCATCGGCGCCACGGGCTATGGATTGAGTCTGCGCTTTTACCTGCTGGCCCAGCGCACCTTCGGCGCTGCGCGCACAGGCTCCGTGTTTGCATTCGCTCCATTCATTGGCGCACTGGGTGCGTTTGCACTGGGTGAGCGCGCTGCGTCGGCACTGCTGGTCGTGGGCGGCGTGCTGATGCTGGCAGGGGTGGTGTTGCACCTGATCGAGTCACACGACCACGCGCATACCCATGAGGCCCTGGAGCATGAGCACGCCCATACCCATGACGATGGCCATCACGACCACGCGCATGACCCCACGCCGCAAGGGGCTCACAGCCATCGGCACCAGCACACGGCGCTGACACACCAGCACCCGCATGTGCCTGACTTGCACCATGGGCACAGGCATTGA
- a CDS encoding IMPACT family protein, translating to MPQTLAAPAHSELIIKKSRFIGCVQPMADRASAQAAVDGLWKQHPGAAHICWALLAGGQSAAVDDGEPGGTAGRPMLDVLRHQDLDGVLATVVRYFGGVKLGAGGLVRAYTDTVAQALLTATKVTLQRMATLHCQVPYALEGLLRREIEAAGAELLQVQHHSLVTLELRLPEAQAPSFVERINDCGQGRVGWPRP from the coding sequence ATGCCCCAGACCCTGGCCGCCCCGGCGCACAGCGAACTCATCATCAAGAAAAGCCGCTTCATCGGCTGCGTACAGCCCATGGCCGACCGCGCCAGCGCCCAGGCTGCGGTGGATGGGCTGTGGAAGCAGCACCCCGGCGCAGCGCACATCTGCTGGGCCCTGCTGGCGGGGGGGCAGTCTGCCGCTGTGGACGATGGCGAGCCCGGTGGCACCGCCGGCCGGCCCATGCTGGACGTGCTGCGCCACCAGGACCTCGACGGCGTGCTGGCCACCGTGGTGCGCTACTTTGGGGGTGTGAAGCTGGGCGCGGGCGGGCTGGTACGTGCCTATACCGACACCGTGGCGCAGGCGCTGCTGACGGCTACCAAGGTCACGCTGCAGCGCATGGCCACACTGCACTGCCAGGTGCCGTACGCGCTCGAAGGCCTGCTGCGCCGCGAGATCGAGGCTGCCGGCGCCGAACTGCTGCAGGTGCAGCACCACAGCCTGGTCACGCTGGAACTGCGCCTTCCTGAAGCGCAGGCCCCATCGTTTGTGGAACGCATCAACGATTGCGGCCAGGGCCGCGTGGGCTGGCCGCGCCCCTGA